ATCTCAAGATCTTCCTAATGTGCTACTTTGACCAGCATACGCACAGAATTGACCAGGCTAGAACTGGTATCTGTGTATTCGAGTCACTGAGTGAGTGAGTGGTCTCGATCGATTCAAAACGATCCGCAAGTCAGTCATGCATGGGTGACGCAAGTCAGTCATGCACAATCTCTCTCTCCACGTGGCCTGGTTCTCCTGTAGATTTTAATATTCCTATCACTATAAACAACACTTTTCAGTCTCCACTGTCTTTGTTTTCTTTAATCATCAGCTTCATCAGAGCTGAAATCTTATCTCTCACTTGAAAATCTCAACGAACCctaaaaaaactcaatcaaacacCATGGCAACAACATCCCAAATCCATTACTTTCACAGTCTCCAAAAGTCATGGATCTTTACAACCAGAAAAACTCCATCATATTCACCGAAATCTAACAGATCTTCCTCCGTTATCATCTGCAACTCTTCCACAAACAACCGGCACATCTCAGGTGGTCGAAAGCTACGCGCAGCTGTGATTGGTGGTGGTCCAGCTGGTTCGTCAGCAGCAGAAGCTCTATCAAGAGGCGGTATCGAAACATATCTCATCGAAAGAAGTCCATCCGGTGCTAAACCATGCGGCGGCGCAATTCCATTATGTATGCTTGATGAATTCTCAATCCCTCTTGATTTAATCGACCGTAGAGTCACTCAAATGAAAATCATATCTCCATCAAATCTCACAGTTGATTTCGGTAAAACCCTAAAACCTCATGAATACATAGCTATGATCCGCAGAGAAGTTCTTGATTCGTTCCTTCGTTCTCGCGCTGAATCGGTCGGTACAAACATCATCAACGCTCTTTTCACACATCTGGAGTTGCCTGATTCGCCTAACTCTCCGTACACCTTGCATTATAACAGCAATGGATCTAAGGAGTCGATTTCCGTTGATGTTGTGATCGGAGCCGATGGTGCTAACAGTAGGGTTGCAAAATCCATTGATGCTGGGAATTACAGTTACGCCATTGCTTTTCAAGAACGAATTCGTCTACCAGACGAGAAAATGAAATATTACGAGAATCTCGCTGAGATGTACGTTGGTAACGATATCTCCCCCGATTTTTACGGATGGGTTTTTCCGAAATGTGATCACGTGGCAGTTGGAACTGGAACGGTGTGTTCGAAGCAGGATATTAAGTTGTATCAGAATGGTGTTAGAGAGAGAGTGAAAGAGAAGATCTACGGTGGGAAAGTGATTAAAGTGGAGGCACACCCGATTCCTGAACATCCAAGACCTCGTCGGGTTAGAGGACGAGTTGCTCTAGTTGGTGATTCCGCTGGTTATGTTACAAAATGCTCAGGTGAAGGTATATATTTTGCAGCCAAATCAGGTAGAATGTGTGGAGAAGCAGTCGTAAGGGCGTCGATGAACGGAGTTAGAATGATCGATGAAAAAGATTTGAGAAGAGAGTATTTAAAAAAATGGGATTCGCAGTATATTAATACATTCAGGTTTTTGGATATACTGCAAAAGGTGTTCTATGGTAATAATGCTGCTAGAGAGTGTTTAGTGGAGATTTGTGGTTGTGATTATGTACAACGGATGACATTTGAGAGCTATTTGTATAAGAAGTTAGCTAGAGGGAATCCATGGGAAGATGTTAAAATGGTGGTCAATACGGTTGGTAGTCTGATTAGGTCTAACATTATTAAGGAAGAGATGGAAAGGCTTGAAGTGTAATAGATCAGATTGTACTTGAAGTTCAGTAGATTTTATTTGTTGTCATCTGTGTTGTCGTAGTGCTGTGTGCATTTTGGGTGATTAGAGCAATTCTTATGGAatcagagtttgttcattttgctcccattatggaatgaacaaacatgaaaaatggatgttcaaacgatcagatttgttggtttgaacatcgagTCGGTAGAACCATCGCACGTATGTGGTAAAGACGGCCGTCATGTCTAGCAACGGTGGCGTCAAAAGGAAAAACGCCAGCGTTCATATAACCAACGCGCCTCATCAATGAGGACGCCAACGTTTGTAGTAAAAGCGCCAACTTCTTTGTATGAGCGCCAACTGCTATTCCCATCCAGTCCCActtctcctttcctttccctATAAATTCAGTTAAATTCAGGTCGTGTACATACTTAGACTCACATCTTCTCAACATTACACAATTTTCGTAccgtttctaatttttttttaaacaaaactATTCATATTAGTTCAATTTTTcagaaaaattctcaaatatggcatcctcacaacaacaaacacaaacacCACAAGAAACACAACAAAGAAACACAAGAATTCGTGGTTCCAggtatacgatggatgaagacgagttactttgcagaaattatgtattatatacattagatgaaatcaatggtatttatcaagaaaaaaaaaaaccttttatggtaagattttacaaaaaagttgtGAAGAAACCGGTAACATTCATAGTCGTGATGCCGATGggttgtctcatcgtttttgcACAATTTCAGCATCTGTTACCGAATATGTATCTTCGATCACTTAAATGTGGAACAACAGAAAAAGTGGTGAAGGCGAATcggatgtggaacgaagatgtcgggaagagtggcaaagatcccacaaaggttcaagcttccaacatgaaacttgtttcaccattttgagagtgcttaacaagtttaatccatacttgctGGAGGGTCATCAAGTGCCTGGAAGATCACCACACGGTCTAATCTCGCAGGATTTTCTGAATGGAGGGCCTGCTTCCTCGCCTGATGGAACTCCAGGTAGTCAGGAACAACACAGCACTAATCTAGACGTTAACACCAacttgaagagaagaagaggaggtggtcagaaagctgcaaaagcagcgagagaCGCAGCCCAACGAGCAACAGAAGGAGGTTCAAGCGAGTTCAATTATGTTGATCACAAGGAAATTTGATGCAAGTGGAGGCAGATAGAGTCAGAGACCGTGCCATTTCTTTAAATAATCAACAGAAAAGTCGTCTTGCGCGAGAACAACACTACAGGAATTGTAAGCTAAGCAAGTTACTCTCCTTGGACACCGGCAAAATGAATGTACGAcaatatgctatatagactaagcAAATGGATGAGACCGAACAACAACAAGTCCAGGCCCAACAAGTCCCCCACCAACAAATTGAAGGCACCCCTCAACAAACTGGTCAGTGTGTGAatttggaagaagatgaagatgatgtatCGGAAAAAAAAACGAAGAGGAATTCAGTCTTTCTAATGAATGAACACGTTTAGTTCAATTCAGTGTAGTTAAGTTTAGTTCAATTCAGTGTAGTTGTTTTAATTTAGTTTAGTATAATTGTCTCAATTTTaacaaacaactttaaattaaaaaacatattaattaaaCAACAACTTTTAAATATAATTGCCTCAATTGTACACGTTTATCCCTCTCctctacccccccccccccccccccgcacGTCTGCTGCTCCTTTTAAAGCCCAAAAGTGCTTTGTTAAATCTTGTCTTAGTTGTGCATAGATTCCCCGATTGTGGAGTCTGTCAGTggcaagtctatattctcttgcCGGACGCCCATACTCCACCACAAGATTCGGTgtcaaatcttcatctggaaaactagtccaggttgggtcacgCCTGGTTTCTttaatgaccatgttatgcagaatgatacaagtcagcataattttgttcatttcttgaataCCAAAAAAGCGCGTCGGGCCAGCTATGATAGCAAGCTTCCTTTTCAATATGCCAAAATcgcgttcaacatcctttctgcatGCCATTTGTTGTGTGTAGTACTGCATATCCTTCGAAGTCGTCGGACCGAGGCCCACCTGTttataagcttgaaccatagttgaccattctggatagattcCGTCTACTAGATAATAACCCTGAGTTTAGTGATGatcgttgatggtgaaattacagtgcggCACAACCCCGTTCTTAAGATAttcaaacaatggtgacttatataaaacgttgagatcgttattcgaacccgggagtccaaaaaaggcatgctaaaaccaacaatcataagtagctgaagcttccaaaattacagttggttttgtATAATGACCATTATATTGGCCTGCCCATTCTACCAGACACGCATGCCACGTccagtgcatgcagtcaagaTTACCTAAcattcctggaaaacccctcTCGGTGTTTTCTACAattattctttgaacatcttcctgagtaggcttTCTTTAAAAGGTTGTACCAAAATGCTCAACTATTGTTTCacaaaacaatttgagatacctaaaggcggTTGTTTTCCCAATACGGATGTAATCCATGGAATCCGCTGGTACCCCGTAACAAAGTATACGGAGGGCCGCAGTGAACTTCTGTAGGACTAAAGCCTTGTATATgccgtgcatcatactgataattaaataaaggttgtacctgacaaagctcggcaataatcctttgcgtcaagttgcggCCCATGCGGAATCGTCCCTGAAAATTCTCATCGGAATACACACagtcatgattaaaataatcatgcatcatattttcgtggtaaaaatgtcgattccgccacgtccatcttctagtcgcaacttcatatgggtctaaaggctttggtatgatcccggtttgtaattgcaacataaaatttcgtcttcttctatcttgatctgcatcttcatccatttgatgcaaaaactccatacacatttcttcatcttcttcgtacaacatgtcatccatctccatatcctcctcagaagaatcaaaatcagaattcatggttgaaaattgaAAGCAATTGAAAAAAAGATTGGTCGGATGAAATATTGTTGTGAATTTGTAAGATCAAACTCGAGCCATATTTATGGAGGAAAAACTAGCCGTTCCGGTGGCTGTTGAAAATTAGTCGTTAGAGACCTTGGTTCAAACGCCAGCATTTATATTATAAACGCCAGCGTTCGTGCGACGATCGCCAGTGGTTTATCTACGATCGCTAGCGTTTCTAATACAGTCGCGCGCTTAGTTGTCTAACGCTcagtgctttaccatagtggaaaacacagtttgttcatccacgtggctgaacAAAAAAATAGATTTGCTGATTACCATAGGAATTTTCCTTAATAATCCAAGTGGTTTTATCTATTAAAAAAGAACATATTCATGCAGTTGAAAGAAGCACTATGAAGTAGTTCCCCTGAACTAAGCTGGAAAACATTCCTAGGAAAATAATATTGTGCAGGCAAATCTCCAACAGTTGGGTTCAATAGTTCTTTATCCTTTTATACTTTTACTAAGAAGATCAAACTAATCAACAATGAGAATACAAATGAATGGATCAATTCTTTGTTTTTTCGTCATTTTCTATATAAAAACggagttttttcgagcgacgtggGTAATCGgaacttctggttgattctggtccCACCATTCTAAATTTCAGCCAATAGAATTTCAGGAAAATCTTTTGGACCCACGAAATATTATTTGACCAATCATATTTTAGAAAATAATTTCCTAAAATTACTAAATCTTATTTAATCTAagaaacatataaaaaaaatataaacaactTAAAcattacaaacaaaaaaaatcatcatgataaaataaaatatgcaatGTTCGTCGTGATTTCATCGTAAAAATAgatcaatcatgtgattaaaaAAATATCAtccatataaataaataaaaataaaccaatGTCCAATGTCCATTTACAGTTTTTGTAATAAAATTCCCCTAATTACATCTCCAAACTACGGGTAAAAGAGAAATGCTTGTAGTTACACTTTCTGTTGGTATTAGATACCTAAAAAAAAGCATGAAtctgattaaaataaaaaatttaaatcaGCGATTAAAAGAAAATACCTGATTTGTGTCAGTTACGTGTGAATGGAGTGAAGGGTTTGTTAATTctgtaaaataataataattcaaaatCATTAGGAATAtgatttctaaagaaaaaaaatcattatcagcaacaaaaaaaataaaattatgatttcCTATACAAATAAAGAAAATACAAAACCATTAGAAgtgatttccaaagaaaaaaaaagctcacaaaaaaagaaaataaaggaatgaAAATATAATTTTGAAAGATACCAAAATAAATGTGggtatcaaaataacaaggaagaAAATATTGGGATATGATATCAAAATAAATGTGAATATCAAAATACAATGATACGTATATTATTTCCTAAGAAGAAGttctttttttggaattttttgagTTTAGTAGCTCTTTATATACGACCAAATTCCCATTGTTTTTTCTGGGGTTTTCATGCGATAAAAAGTCTTTATTAATGTTTCACTGCTTTGATTCCAGTTGTTTCATTATTTTGATTTCAGAAACAGGTTTATTTTTTAGCTCATCAACCCCAGGCTACATCACGGTGagcaattttattttttatctaccaatcccgtttttttttttggttttcttgcGATAAAAGTCTTTATTGTTTCATTGCTTTGATTCCAGAAACAGGTTTATTTTTTGGATCATCAACTCCAGAGTACATCATGGCGACAATATTTTTTATCTACTATTCCCGTTGTTTTTTCTTGGGTTTGGTTTTATTGTTTGTTTCATTATTTTTGATTCCATGAACAGGTTGATTTTTTGGATCATCCTCTCTCGAAgacatcttgttcttcttcctcgCTTCCTGTTTCGATAACTACATCACGATGAGAAAATTTTCATTTTCGATCTACTATTAGTAATACCACGTTGTTTTTTAAGACATTCGGCAATAAATTGCATAGTGATTATGCATATGTATCGaatggtatttatagaccaatttgATTCGAGGAAGTGGAATCAACTTTATTTACTCTAGAAATCGGTATATAAATGGATTAGCGGCTTGATTATTTATTCTAGAATCATACATCGGCAGATCTGCTTGATAGTGTCAGTGTATTTACAGTGCGATTTCGTAATATTGaaacaaaataaatttttttgcaTACGTGGAGTGTTCGTTAGACTTGGTAATGGATGGGGGCGCCAAAATTGGGAGTGAAGTGCGCAAGAGCATAAATGCAGGTATTTGGGTGTGGATTTTTTGTGGTTGTATGTGTTTTATCTGTTATTATGCGTTCTTTCGTAGAGTTTATGAACATGATTATTATTTGTTACCCTTACATATGATCCATGAAGCAAGAAAATCTGtgggtagaaccgttaaaccggTTATGGATATAGATCCAACAACTCCCGAACAGGCAAGAGTAAATCGTATGAAGCAAGGGCGTGATGTTAGAGAGAACACACCTGCgatctcttctcttttcttccgtTTTCCTCCGACTGTATAGGCCCCATTTTAAGTGTTGTCTTGATTAAGGGTAAGATGAAGAATTGAAAGAGGATGTGGGGGAGTTTTCACTAAAAATTCGAGTCAAGTGGTCCACATCATAGCCATAGCCATGGATATGATTCGTACCTTGTTCAAATACTTCTTAGATTAGAGTAGAAGGTATCTATTATCAACCCACTTTTTATTTTCATTGCTATAGTTTATTTATTTGGTTTCTTTGTTTAGGTTCTTTTGCAATAATTTGATTCCATGACACATTGCACGTTAGTTTAGTGTACTAGAAAAATAGAATTTGGGGTCTCCACCAGCGCTTAACCTGTTAAGAAAAAAAGTCATGTTTAAGTTGGTTTTACTTTCGCAA
The nucleotide sequence above comes from Papaver somniferum cultivar HN1 chromosome 8, ASM357369v1, whole genome shotgun sequence. Encoded proteins:
- the LOC113303555 gene encoding geranylgeranyl diphosphate reductase, chloroplastic-like, with translation MATTSQIHYFHSLQKSWIFTTRKTPSYSPKSNRSSSVIICNSSTNNRHISGGRKLRAAVIGGGPAGSSAAEALSRGGIETYLIERSPSGAKPCGGAIPLCMLDEFSIPLDLIDRRVTQMKIISPSNLTVDFGKTLKPHEYIAMIRREVLDSFLRSRAESVGTNIINALFTHLELPDSPNSPYTLHYNSNGSKESISVDVVIGADGANSRVAKSIDAGNYSYAIAFQERIRLPDEKMKYYENLAEMYVGNDISPDFYGWVFPKCDHVAVGTGTVCSKQDIKLYQNGVRERVKEKIYGGKVIKVEAHPIPEHPRPRRVRGRVALVGDSAGYVTKCSGEGIYFAAKSGRMCGEAVVRASMNGVRMIDEKDLRREYLKKWDSQYINTFRFLDILQKVFYGNNAARECLVEICGCDYVQRMTFESYLYKKLARGNPWEDVKMVVNTVGSLIRSNIIKEEMERLEV